A portion of the Rissa tridactyla isolate bRisTri1 chromosome 19, bRisTri1.patW.cur.20221130, whole genome shotgun sequence genome contains these proteins:
- the LOC128919504 gene encoding feather keratin 1-like — protein sequence MTFSLGRCRSSIKAGPSPHSLIHSSPLHLLENKPCGPTPLANSCNEPCVRQCQDSTVVIQPSPVVVTLPGPILSSFPQSTAVGSSTSAAVGSILSSAGVPISSGGFGLSGLSSLGSRSCGTRCLPC from the exons ATGACTTTCAGCCTGGGGCGGTGCAGGAGCAGTATAAAAGcaggcccttctcctcactctctcatccactcctctcccctccatctcCTTGAGAACAAG ccctgtggcccgaccccactggccaacagctgcaatgagccctgtgtcaggcagtgccaggactccaccgtcgtcatccagccctcccccgtggtggtgaccctgcccggacccatcctcagctccttcccacagagcactgccgtgggatcctccacctccgctgccgttggcagcatcctcagctctgcgggagtgcccatctcctccgggggctttGGCCTCTCCGGTCTCTCTAGCTTGGGCAGCCGCTCCTGCGGCACAAGgtgcctcccctgctaa